The Streptomyces sp. 135 sequence GCGGACATCGCGGGCCTCATCGAGTATCTCGACGCGGGACCGTGCCGGGTCGTGGGCTACTCGCTGGGCGCCATCGCCGTGCAGGAACTGCTCCTGGCCCGCCCAGGTCTCGTGCGCCAGGCCGTCCTGATGGCGACCAGCGGGCGCTCGGACACCCTGACCGCCGCCATGACGGCCGCCGACCGGGACCTCGGCGACAGCGGCGGCACCCTCCCGCCCCGCTACGCGGCGTACGTGCAGGCCCTGCAGAACCTCTCGCCGCACACCCTCAACGACGAGGAGCGGCTACGGGACTGGCTGGCCGTCTTCGAGCTGTCGGCCGTCGACCCGTCGTCCGCCCGCGGCCTGCTCGGACTCCAGCTGATCCCGGACCGCCGCCACGCGTACCGGCGCATCAGCCGCCCGTGCCTGGTCATCGGATTCCAGGACGACCTGGTCGTCCGCCCGCACCTGTCACGGGAGGTCGCGCGGAGCATTCCCGGCAGCGTCTATGCCGAGATCCCCGGCTGTGGTCACTACGGATATCTGGAGAGGCCCGCCGCCGTGAATAGCGCGATCATCGACTTCTTCACGACCTGAACCGGGCGGCCGTCCTGGACGGCCTTGTAGGCCCTCATTGCGCCCGGCTAGCGTAAAACACGTCCTGCCGACGGAAATTGAATTGATCGGAGTGGTCATGCCGAACCCGTTCGACGACGAAAACGGCACCTTCCTGGTTCTCGTCAACGACGAGAACCAGCATTCGCTCTGGCCCTCCTTCGCCGAAGTGCCAGCCGGTTGGCAGACCGTCTTCGGCGAGGACACGCGCCAGGCCTGCCTCGATTACATAGAGGAGAACTGGACGGACATGCGGCCCAAGAGCCTCATCGAGGAGATGGACAAGTACGAAGCCGCCGGCTGAGCGCGCCCGGACCGAAACGACAACGGAAACGGGAGGTTTTCGTGGCCATGATCGGCGGCCCGGGGCCGGTACTGATGAGCGGTATGGGGCCGGACCAGCCGGTGACCAAACAGCGGATCAAGCCCGGCACGGCGAAACGCGTGATCCCCTACACGAAACCGTATCGGCTCAGCATCGTTCTTTTCCTGGTCATCACCGCGCTCAATGCGGGAAACGTGGTGGCCACGCCCCTTCTGTTCATGTACCTCATCGACAACGGCATCGTCGAAGGCGACACCTCGGTGGTCGTGTGGATCTCCGTGGCGGTCGCCGGCATCGCGCTCCTGAGCACCGTGCTGGGGTTCGCGGAGGCCTGGTACTCGGGCCGGATCAGCGAAGGGCTCATCTACGACCTCCGCACCAAGATCTTCGACCATGTGCAGCGGCAACCGCTGGCGTTCTTCACCCGCGCGCAGACCGGGTCGCTCGTCAGCAGGCTCAACACCGACGTGGTCGGCGCCCAGCACGCGGTCACCACACTGCTCTCCACGGTGACGTCCGCGGGCCTGACGCTGATCCTCGTACTGATCACGATGTTCTATCTGTCCTGGGTGGTCACCCTGATCTCCCTGGTGATCATCCCGCTGTTCATCCTGCCCGGGAAGCTGGTCGGCGGGCGGCTCCAGCGGATCATGCGGGAGCACATGCAGGTCAACGCCGAGGTCGGCTCCTTCATGAGCGAGCGGTTCAACGTGACCGGCGCCCTGCTGGCCAAGTTGTACGGCCGTCCCTCGGACGAGACCGGCATGTTCTCCGGGCTGGCGGCCAAGGGCCGGGACCTCGGCATCCTGACCTCCGTCTACGGCAAGATGCTCTTCCTGACGATGATGCTGGTCGGTTCGCTGGCCACCGCGCTCGTCTACGGCCTCGGCGGCAGCCTCGTCATCGAGGGCACCTTCCAGATCGGCACCCTGGTGGCGCTGGCCACCCTGCTCACCCGGCTGATGGGCCCCATCAACCAGCTCGCCGGCGCGCAGACGAGCGTACTGACCGCCTTCGTCAGCTTCGACCGGCTCTT is a genomic window containing:
- a CDS encoding alpha/beta hydrolase, which translates into the protein MPIARANGVELGYDEYGTGEPIVMVTGTGAPGRMWRTHQVPALTAAGHRVITLDNRGIPPSVPCPEGFTLDDMAADIAGLIEYLDAGPCRVVGYSLGAIAVQELLLARPGLVRQAVLMATSGRSDTLTAAMTAADRDLGDSGGTLPPRYAAYVQALQNLSPHTLNDEERLRDWLAVFELSAVDPSSARGLLGLQLIPDRRHAYRRISRPCLVIGFQDDLVVRPHLSREVARSIPGSVYAEIPGCGHYGYLERPAAVNSAIIDFFTT
- a CDS encoding MbtH family protein; this encodes MPNPFDDENGTFLVLVNDENQHSLWPSFAEVPAGWQTVFGEDTRQACLDYIEENWTDMRPKSLIEEMDKYEAAG